Proteins from a single region of Macaca thibetana thibetana isolate TM-01 chromosome 4, ASM2454274v1, whole genome shotgun sequence:
- the TNF gene encoding tumor necrosis factor isoform X2: MSTESMIRDVELAEEALPRKTAGPQGSRRCWFLSLFSFLLVAGATTLFCLLHFGVIGPQREEFPKDPSLISPLAQAVRSSSRTPSDKPVAHVVANPQAEGQLQWLNRRANALLANGVELTDNQLVVPSEGLYLIYSQVLFKGQGCPSNHVLLTHTISRIAVSYQTKVNLLSAIKSPCQRETPEGAEAKPWYEPIYLGGVFQLEKGDRLSAEINLPDYLDFAESGQVYFGIIAL, from the exons ATGAGCACGGAAAGCATGATCCGGGACGTGGAGCTGGCCGAGGAGGCGCTCCCCAGGAAGACAGCGGGGCCCCAGGGCTCCAGGCGGTGCTGGTTCCTCagcctcttctccttcctgctcgTGGCAGGCGCCACCACGCTCTTCTGTCTGCTGCACTTTGGAGTGATCGGCCCCCAGAGGGAAGAG TTCCCCAAGGACCCCTCTCTAATCAGCCCTCTGGCTCAGGCAGTCA gATCATCTTCTCGAACCCCAAGTGACAAGCCTGTAGCCCATGTTGTAG caaACCCTCAAGCTGAGGGGCAGCTCCAGTGGCTGAACCGCCGGGCCAATGCCCTCCTGGCCAATGGCGTGGAGCTGACAGATAACCAGCTGGTGGTGCCATCAGAAGGCCTGTACCTCATCTACTCCCAGGTCCTCTTCAAGGGCCAAGGCTGCCCCTCCAACCATGTGCTCCTCACCCACACCATCAGCCGCATCGCCGTCTCCTACCAGACCAAGGTCAACCTCCTCTCTGCCATCAAGAGCCCCTGCCAGAGGGAGACTCCAGAGGGGGCTGAGGCCAAGCCCTGGTATGAGCCCATCTACCTAGGAGGGGTCTTTCAGCTGGAGAAGGGTGATCGACTCAGCGCTGAGATCAATCTGCCCGACTATCTCGACTTTGCCGAGTCTGGGCAGGTCTACTTTGGGATCATTGCCCTGTGA
- the TNF gene encoding tumor necrosis factor isoform X1: protein MKIGCLAHRRHSVKELLNAWRVNIQMNGERKPDNSGLRAQVRQAASCSSFKGDSLDVNHSPSPQQFPKDPSLISPLAQAVRSSSRTPSDKPVAHVVANPQAEGQLQWLNRRANALLANGVELTDNQLVVPSEGLYLIYSQVLFKGQGCPSNHVLLTHTISRIAVSYQTKVNLLSAIKSPCQRETPEGAEAKPWYEPIYLGGVFQLEKGDRLSAEINLPDYLDFAESGQVYFGIIAL from the exons ATGAAGATAGGATGTCTGGCACACAGAAGACACTCAGTGAAAGAGTTGTTGAATGCATGGAGGGTGAATATACAGATGAATGGAGAGAGAAAACCGGACAACTCAGGGCTAAGAGCGCAGGTCAGACAGGCAGCCAGCTGTTCCTCCTTTAAGGGTGATTCCCTTGATGTTAACCATTCTCCTTCTCCCCAACAGTTCCCCAAGGACCCCTCTCTAATCAGCCCTCTGGCTCAGGCAGTCA gATCATCTTCTCGAACCCCAAGTGACAAGCCTGTAGCCCATGTTGTAG caaACCCTCAAGCTGAGGGGCAGCTCCAGTGGCTGAACCGCCGGGCCAATGCCCTCCTGGCCAATGGCGTGGAGCTGACAGATAACCAGCTGGTGGTGCCATCAGAAGGCCTGTACCTCATCTACTCCCAGGTCCTCTTCAAGGGCCAAGGCTGCCCCTCCAACCATGTGCTCCTCACCCACACCATCAGCCGCATCGCCGTCTCCTACCAGACCAAGGTCAACCTCCTCTCTGCCATCAAGAGCCCCTGCCAGAGGGAGACTCCAGAGGGGGCTGAGGCCAAGCCCTGGTATGAGCCCATCTACCTAGGAGGGGTCTTTCAGCTGGAGAAGGGTGATCGACTCAGCGCTGAGATCAATCTGCCCGACTATCTCGACTTTGCCGAGTCTGGGCAGGTCTACTTTGGGATCATTGCCCTGTGA